The window GCGGAACCACCCCTCTCCATGCCGAACAGGGTCGTGAAACACGGCAGCGCCCATGATACTCGGACCGCAGGGTCCCGGAAAAGTCGGTCAGCGCGGGGGTTTTTTCTTATACTGCACCCGGTCTCCCCAACAGGACCGGTGAGGAAGGCACCGCACGCGGTGCCGTTCCCGTGCGGGAGTAGCTCAGCTGGTAGAGCACTACCTTGCCAAGGTAGATGTCGCGAGTTCGAATCTCGTCTCCCGCTCCACTCCATCCCCCCACCCCCCACGGTGGGGGTTTTTCTGTTTGGCTCGGTGGTCTAAACGCATGGCGCTCGCCCCTTTTGTCGTGTGGTGGATGCGGCAAGATAGACCTGTGTTTGAGTTTGAACTTCACGCCCGCGAGGGCCGTGCACGAACAGCCTCCTTTACGACTCCACATGGCACCGTCCAAACGCCGATGTTCATGCCAGTCGGCACCCAGGGCTCTGTCAAAGGGATCAGCCCCCAGGAACTCAAAGACATCGGCTCTCAAATGATTCTGGGCAACACCTATCACCTGATGCTGCGCCCCGGTCCGGAATTGGTAGCGGCCCACGGTGGGCTGCCGGGCTTCACGGCTTACCCCGGTCCTTTCCTGACGGATTCAGGCGGCTTCCAGGTCATGAGCCTGGGACACATGCGCAAGATCACCGAAGAAGGCGTGACCTTCAAGAGCCACCTGGATGGCAGCAAAGTCCTGCTGACGCCAGAGCGGAGCATGGCCGTGCAGGAGGCTCTGGGAGCCGATGTCATCATGGCCTTTGACGAGTGCCCACCTTTCCCGGCTGAACCCGAGTACATCCGCCGCAGCCTGGAGCGGACCGTGCGCTGGCTGGAGCGTTGTGAGGCCGCCCGGACGCGTAGGGATCAGGCCCTGTTCGCCATCGTGCAGGGAGGAATTCATCCAGAGCTGCGCGAGCTGAGTCTGGAAAAGACCTTGCCGTTCGGTACTCTGGGTTTCGCCATCGGTGGGTTGGCAGTCGGGGAATCGAAGGAGGAGATGTTCCCGGCGGTCGCTTTTACAGCCGAGCGACTGCCTGAGCACAAGCCCCGCTACCTGATGGGGGTGGGGCATCCAGAAGACCTGATCGCGGGCATCGCGTTGGGGGTCGACATGTTCGACTGCGTGTATCCCACCCGTACCGGGCGTTTCGGGTACGCCCTGACAGACCGCGGCCGCCTGAACATGAATTCCAGTGCTCCCCGCCAGCAGCTTGAGCCGATTGACCCGGACTGCGACTGCTACGCGTGCCGTCATTACACCCGCGCCTACCTGGCCCACCTCGTCCGCGCTGAGGAAATGCTGGCCCCGAGAATGCTTTCGCTCCATAATCTCCGCTACCTTCACCGCTTGGTAGAACGGGCGCG is drawn from Deinococcus terrestris and contains these coding sequences:
- the tgt gene encoding tRNA guanosine(34) transglycosylase Tgt, with product MFEFELHAREGRARTASFTTPHGTVQTPMFMPVGTQGSVKGISPQELKDIGSQMILGNTYHLMLRPGPELVAAHGGLPGFTAYPGPFLTDSGGFQVMSLGHMRKITEEGVTFKSHLDGSKVLLTPERSMAVQEALGADVIMAFDECPPFPAEPEYIRRSLERTVRWLERCEAARTRRDQALFAIVQGGIHPELRELSLEKTLPFGTLGFAIGGLAVGESKEEMFPAVAFTAERLPEHKPRYLMGVGHPEDLIAGIALGVDMFDCVYPTRTGRFGYALTDRGRLNMNSSAPRQQLEPIDPDCDCYACRHYTRAYLAHLVRAEEMLAPRMLSLHNLRYLHRLVERARLAIARGEFSAWALTWAEQYFPKGIPDWFRGAVEQGQRSMHHVSEAT